In Rhizobium sp. ZPR4, a genomic segment contains:
- a CDS encoding NAD-glutamate dehydrogenase, giving the protein MAPKTNPKREKQIEAARKIAAATGEAHLDPEILFGRASNDDMELYSPEMLALAATHAAKELAAWGGTSPRVSIEQVANIEPDSVAVSILSITDHNMPFLYESIMGEVTSSYRDLYMAVHPILIIEKGKQPNLYSADQPSDPAHRVSHIQLHLSPLSTAQATDLTKRVQTVLDQTHLTVSDWKPMLSRLDTVISELSTYEAAGRRKNDRDEALAFLAWLRDGNFTFLGMREYVYSGKGANAKVERDRGTGLGILSNPDVRVLRQGKDQVTTTPEILAFLDGPDFLIVTKANVKSVVHRRAYMDYVGVKRFDTDGNVTGELRIVGLFTSTAYTSAAIEVPLLRSKVQKVKDHFGFDPTSHSGRMLENTLESYPRDDLFQIDTTLLASFAEQINDLTDRPRVRALPRIDHFDRFVSVIVYVPREEYDSVVREKIGNYLKSVYDGRVSAYYPAFPEGGVARVHFIIGRSAGKTPHVPQAKLEEAIRAITARWDERFVMLAGPKAPNISVSQAFQEAFSPEDAFADLPDIVATAGAEPIRIGFYIRKDEAGDILSLKIFHGDGNLALSRRVPLLENLGFNVISERTFDIYVTAKDGSTGHVVLHDMELEARGGLTIDLARHGAALEEAFLAAFGGTIDNDAFNRLIVSADLSARETNVLRAYSRYLRQAGIAYSQDYISATLDKYPRIAASLFRLFHDTLDPKLSDKNRTKKLSDLHTAIETELADVPSLDDDRILRRYVNAIDATLRTNYFQRNADGTPKAMLAFKLDPKLLDGLPEPRPFREIFVYGVEVEGVHLRFGKVARGGLRWSDRAEDYRTEVLGLVKAQQVKNAVIVPVGAKGGFYPKKLPVGGSRDEIFNTGREAYKTYIRTLLSITDNISGADIIPPADTVRLDGDDPYFVVAADKGTATFSDTANALAQEAGFWLDDAFASGGSAGYDHKKMGITARGAWETVKRHFREMDIDIQTTPFNVVGVGDMSGDVFGNGMLLSPKIRLLAAFDHRDIFIDPDPDMAKTLAERQRLFDLPRSSWQDFDKSVLSKGAMIISRSAKSVTLTPEAVASIGIDKSVATPFEIMTAILRAPVDLLWFGGIGTYVKAPSETDSEVGDRANDPIRITAEEVRAKVIGEGANLGVTQKGRIAYGLKGGRCNSDAIDNSAGVNTSDVEVNIKIALANAMFDDRLTRAKRDILLASMTDEVALLVLRNNYLQSLAISLTERKGTGNALELSRFMSVLEAAKQLNRKVETLPDDQTFAERYANGRPLTRPEIGVLLSYAKIVLFDALVASDLPDDPYFAVTLSRYFPAKMQRSNATDIESHRLRREIIGTALANEAINRGGPGFAVSMMDATAASAAEVVKAAVIARDGFDLDRLWNETDALDGKVGGQMQNRVYGEITEVYTVLTRLLLKTGAAKGEIEETVSRLRAALKKLRPVFLSHIPADFAAEIAAREAEYQAAGLPEKLASEIATIYALVLVPEIMQIAERTGDTLNRAAESYFTVSQTFRVGRLLLAGSRIVTGDHYESLALARSLDQIAGARRDIVISALSNHPKDKQPVQAWHAEDRIRINRIAEELGGLSESGDPNLARITVAAGLLSDLANGRAR; this is encoded by the coding sequence ATCCGAAACGGGAAAAACAGATCGAAGCGGCACGCAAGATAGCGGCGGCAACGGGCGAGGCGCACCTTGATCCCGAAATCCTGTTCGGCCGGGCGAGCAACGACGACATGGAGCTTTACAGCCCGGAAATGCTGGCTCTTGCCGCGACGCATGCGGCCAAGGAACTCGCGGCCTGGGGCGGCACCTCTCCGCGCGTCAGCATCGAGCAGGTCGCCAACATCGAGCCCGATAGCGTTGCCGTGTCGATCCTCTCGATCACCGACCACAACATGCCCTTCCTCTATGAATCGATCATGGGCGAAGTGACCAGCAGCTACCGCGATCTCTATATGGCGGTGCATCCGATCCTGATCATCGAGAAAGGCAAGCAGCCCAACCTCTATTCAGCCGATCAACCGAGCGACCCCGCCCATCGCGTCAGCCATATCCAGTTGCATCTCTCACCCCTATCGACGGCGCAGGCAACGGATCTGACCAAGCGGGTCCAGACCGTGCTCGACCAGACGCATCTTACCGTTTCCGACTGGAAGCCGATGCTGTCGCGCCTCGACACCGTCATTTCCGAGCTTTCCACCTACGAAGCGGCCGGCCGCCGCAAGAACGACCGAGACGAAGCGCTCGCCTTCCTTGCCTGGCTAAGAGACGGCAATTTCACCTTCCTCGGCATGCGCGAATATGTCTATTCCGGCAAGGGCGCCAACGCCAAGGTGGAGCGCGATCGCGGCACCGGCCTCGGCATCCTCTCCAATCCTGATGTCCGCGTCCTCCGACAGGGCAAGGACCAGGTGACCACGACGCCTGAAATCCTCGCCTTCCTCGATGGGCCGGATTTCCTGATCGTCACCAAGGCCAACGTCAAGTCGGTCGTCCATCGCCGCGCCTATATGGATTATGTCGGCGTCAAGCGCTTCGACACGGATGGCAACGTCACCGGCGAGCTGCGCATCGTCGGCCTCTTCACCTCCACCGCCTATACCAGCGCCGCAATTGAAGTGCCGCTGCTGCGCTCGAAGGTGCAGAAGGTCAAGGATCACTTCGGCTTCGATCCCACAAGCCATTCCGGCCGCATGCTCGAGAACACGCTGGAATCCTACCCCCGCGACGATCTCTTCCAGATCGATACGACGCTGCTCGCGAGCTTTGCAGAGCAGATCAACGACCTGACAGACCGGCCGCGTGTGCGGGCGCTGCCGCGCATCGATCATTTCGACCGCTTCGTCTCCGTCATCGTCTATGTCCCGCGCGAGGAATATGATTCCGTCGTCCGCGAGAAGATCGGCAACTACCTGAAGTCAGTCTATGACGGCCGCGTCTCCGCTTATTATCCGGCTTTCCCGGAAGGCGGCGTGGCCCGCGTTCACTTCATCATCGGCCGTAGCGCCGGCAAGACGCCACACGTTCCCCAAGCCAAGCTGGAAGAGGCGATCCGCGCCATCACCGCCCGCTGGGATGAGCGTTTCGTCATGCTGGCAGGTCCGAAGGCGCCGAACATCTCCGTCAGCCAGGCTTTCCAGGAAGCTTTCTCGCCGGAAGACGCCTTTGCCGACCTGCCCGATATCGTCGCCACGGCCGGTGCCGAGCCGATCCGTATCGGCTTCTATATCCGCAAGGACGAGGCGGGCGACATTCTCTCGCTGAAGATCTTCCATGGCGATGGCAACCTCGCACTGTCGCGCCGCGTGCCGCTGCTCGAAAATCTCGGCTTCAACGTTATCAGCGAGCGCACCTTCGATATCTACGTCACGGCCAAGGACGGCTCGACCGGCCATGTCGTACTGCACGACATGGAACTCGAGGCTCGGGGCGGATTGACCATCGATCTCGCCCGCCATGGTGCTGCTCTGGAAGAGGCCTTCCTCGCCGCCTTCGGCGGCACGATTGACAATGATGCCTTCAACCGGCTGATCGTCTCCGCCGACCTCTCCGCCCGTGAGACGAACGTCTTGCGCGCCTATTCCCGCTATCTGCGCCAGGCAGGCATTGCCTATTCGCAGGATTATATCTCTGCGACGTTGGACAAGTATCCGCGCATCGCTGCCTCGCTCTTCCGCCTGTTCCACGACACGCTCGATCCGAAACTCAGCGACAAGAACCGCACGAAGAAGCTTTCCGACCTCCATACCGCCATCGAGACCGAGCTCGCCGACGTTCCGAGCCTTGATGACGACCGCATCCTGCGCCGCTACGTCAACGCCATCGATGCGACGCTGCGCACCAACTATTTCCAGAGGAATGCAGACGGCACGCCGAAGGCCATGCTCGCCTTCAAGCTCGATCCGAAGCTGCTGGATGGCCTGCCCGAGCCGCGCCCCTTCCGCGAAATCTTCGTCTACGGCGTCGAAGTGGAAGGCGTGCACCTGCGCTTCGGCAAGGTGGCACGCGGCGGCCTGCGCTGGTCGGACCGCGCGGAAGACTATCGCACCGAAGTGCTCGGCCTGGTGAAGGCACAGCAGGTCAAGAACGCCGTTATCGTGCCCGTCGGCGCCAAGGGCGGCTTCTATCCGAAGAAGCTTCCGGTCGGCGGCAGCCGCGACGAGATCTTCAACACTGGCCGCGAAGCCTACAAGACCTATATCCGCACGCTGCTGTCGATCACCGACAATATCTCCGGCGCCGATATCATCCCGCCGGCCGACACGGTGCGGCTCGATGGCGACGATCCCTATTTCGTCGTCGCCGCCGACAAGGGCACCGCCACCTTCTCCGACACCGCCAATGCGCTCGCGCAGGAAGCCGGCTTCTGGCTGGACGACGCCTTCGCGTCGGGCGGCTCGGCCGGCTATGACCACAAGAAGATGGGCATCACCGCCCGCGGCGCCTGGGAAACCGTGAAGCGCCACTTCCGCGAAATGGACATCGATATCCAGACGACGCCCTTCAACGTCGTCGGCGTCGGCGACATGTCGGGCGACGTCTTCGGCAACGGCATGCTGCTCTCTCCGAAGATCCGCCTGCTCGCCGCCTTCGATCACCGCGATATCTTCATCGATCCCGATCCGGACATGGCAAAGACGCTTGCCGAACGCCAGCGTCTTTTCGATCTGCCGCGCTCCAGCTGGCAGGATTTCGACAAGTCGGTCCTGTCGAAGGGCGCGATGATCATCTCCCGCTCGGCCAAATCGGTGACGCTGACGCCGGAGGCGGTCGCCTCCATCGGCATCGACAAGTCAGTCGCAACACCTTTCGAGATCATGACGGCGATCCTCAGGGCTCCCGTTGATCTCTTGTGGTTCGGCGGCATCGGCACCTACGTTAAGGCGCCGTCGGAGACGGATTCGGAAGTCGGCGATCGCGCCAACGATCCGATCCGCATCACCGCCGAGGAAGTACGCGCCAAGGTGATCGGCGAGGGTGCCAATCTCGGTGTCACCCAAAAGGGCCGCATCGCCTATGGCCTCAAGGGCGGGCGCTGCAACTCCGACGCCATCGACAATTCCGCCGGCGTCAACACCTCCGACGTCGAGGTCAACATCAAGATCGCACTCGCCAATGCCATGTTCGACGATCGGCTGACGCGCGCCAAGCGCGATATCCTGCTGGCATCGATGACCGACGAAGTGGCTCTGCTCGTCCTGCGCAACAACTACCTGCAATCCCTGGCAATCTCGCTGACGGAGCGCAAGGGCACCGGCAACGCTCTCGAACTCAGCCGCTTTATGAGCGTGCTGGAAGCAGCAAAACAGCTCAATCGCAAGGTCGAAACCCTGCCCGACGACCAGACCTTCGCCGAGCGTTACGCCAACGGACGCCCGCTGACACGCCCCGAAATCGGCGTGCTGCTCTCCTATGCCAAGATCGTTCTCTTCGACGCGCTTGTCGCCAGCGACCTGCCTGACGATCCCTATTTCGCCGTAACCCTCAGCCGCTATTTCCCGGCCAAGATGCAGCGTTCGAACGCCACCGATATCGAAAGCCATCGTCTGCGCCGCGAAATCATCGGCACGGCGCTCGCCAACGAAGCGATCAACCGTGGCGGCCCGGGCTTTGCCGTCAGCATGATGGACGCGACGGCGGCATCGGCTGCGGAAGTCGTCAAGGCCGCCGTCATCGCCCGCGATGGCTTCGATCTCGACCGGCTCTGGAACGAGACCGACGCGTTGGACGGCAAGGTCGGCGGCCAGATGCAGAACCGCGTCTATGGCGAGATCACCGAGGTCTACACCGTTCTGACGCGCCTGCTACTGAAGACCGGGGCCGCCAAGGGTGAGATCGAGGAAACCGTTAGCCGGCTTCGCGCAGCCCTGAAGAAGTTGCGCCCAGTCTTCCTCAGCCACATCCCGGCGGATTTCGCGGCCGAGATCGCCGCTCGCGAAGCGGAATACCAGGCTGCCGGCCTGCCGGAAAAGCTGGCTTCGGAGATCGCCACGATCTACGCGCTCGTTCTCGTACCGGAAATCATGCAGATCGCCGAGCGCACCGGCGATACGCTGAACCGGGCGGCTGAAAGCTACTTCACGGTGTCGCAGACCTTCCGCGTCGGTCGCCTGCTGCTTGCCGGCAGCCGGATCGTCACCGGCGATCATTACGAGAGCCTGGCGCTCGCGCGCAGCCTCGACCAGATCGCCGGCGCCCGCCGCGATATCGTCATCTCGGCGCTATCAAACCATCCGAAGGACAAGCAGCCGGTTCAGGCCTGGCATGCGGAAGACCGTATCCGCATCAATCGCATCGCCGAAGAACTCGGCGGCCTCAGCGAAAGCGGCGATCCGAACCTCGCCCGCATCACCGTCGCCGCCGGCCTGCTCAGCGATCTTGCGAACGGCCGGGCAAGGTGA
- a CDS encoding MFS transporter, with product MVATEIDNDVPAKVPARGIWGWMFFDWAAQPFFTVVTTFIFGPYFVARLTADPVSAQTTWSNMATISSVIIAILSPVLGSIADQSGARKPWIAFFAIIKIASLVCLWGAAPGSPVIYPVIFMILASISAEFSIVFNDSMMPRLVGKDDVGRLSNAAWGLGYLGGMIVLITVVALLAGNPQTGRTILGQTPLFGLDATLGEDARITGPISAVWYLIFILPMFLFTPDAARGLPLRAAVRSGLRELSATLGELKRRRGISLFLIARMIYQDGVNGLLILGGTFAAGMFGWATIEIGIYGIILNVIAIFGCFAAGYVDRWLGSKTTVMISLTLLLIATFGILSTGPGFTLFGFVPLSTVSSGGLFGTAAEKAYIGYGLLIGIAFGPVQASSRSYLARSVSLSEAGRYFGIYALSGRATSFMATLFFSLVTYWSGSARLGMATLVIFLAGGLLLLLPTPYPADKKK from the coding sequence CTGGTGGCAACCGAAATTGACAATGACGTGCCGGCCAAAGTGCCGGCACGCGGCATCTGGGGCTGGATGTTCTTCGACTGGGCGGCTCAGCCGTTCTTCACCGTCGTTACCACCTTCATTTTCGGCCCATATTTCGTTGCGCGGCTGACGGCCGATCCTGTCTCAGCGCAAACGACCTGGAGTAACATGGCGACGATCTCCTCGGTGATCATCGCCATTCTCTCCCCGGTTCTCGGCTCGATCGCTGATCAATCCGGCGCCAGAAAACCCTGGATAGCCTTCTTCGCCATCATCAAGATCGCAAGTCTCGTCTGCCTCTGGGGTGCAGCACCCGGATCACCTGTCATCTATCCCGTGATCTTCATGATCCTGGCGTCGATCTCGGCCGAATTCTCCATCGTCTTCAACGATTCGATGATGCCGCGGCTGGTCGGCAAGGACGACGTCGGCAGGCTGTCGAACGCCGCCTGGGGGCTCGGCTATCTCGGCGGCATGATCGTGCTGATCACCGTCGTCGCGCTGCTCGCCGGCAATCCGCAGACCGGCAGGACCATTCTCGGCCAGACGCCGCTCTTCGGCCTCGATGCCACGCTCGGCGAGGATGCGCGCATCACCGGACCGATTTCCGCCGTCTGGTATCTGATCTTCATCCTGCCAATGTTCCTCTTCACGCCCGACGCTGCCCGCGGCCTGCCACTTCGCGCCGCCGTTCGCTCGGGCCTGCGCGAGCTGTCGGCGACCTTGGGCGAGCTGAAGCGCCGGCGCGGCATCAGCCTCTTCCTCATCGCCCGCATGATCTATCAGGATGGCGTCAACGGCCTCTTGATCCTCGGCGGCACATTCGCGGCCGGCATGTTCGGCTGGGCGACGATCGAGATCGGCATCTACGGCATCATTCTCAACGTCATCGCCATCTTCGGTTGCTTTGCCGCCGGCTATGTCGATCGCTGGCTGGGCTCGAAGACGACAGTTATGATCAGCCTGACGCTGCTGCTCATCGCCACCTTCGGCATTCTCTCGACCGGTCCCGGCTTCACGCTGTTCGGCTTCGTTCCGCTCTCCACGGTCAGCTCCGGCGGTCTGTTCGGTACGGCGGCGGAAAAGGCCTATATCGGCTACGGCCTGTTGATCGGCATCGCCTTCGGGCCTGTGCAGGCCTCCTCGCGCTCCTATCTCGCCCGCAGCGTAAGCCTCTCGGAAGCCGGCCGCTATTTCGGCATCTACGCTCTGTCAGGCCGCGCCACCAGCTTCATGGCGACGCTGTTCTTCTCACTGGTGACCTATTGGAGCGGCTCGGCCCGCCTCGGCATGGCGACGCTCGTCATCTTCCTCGCTGGCGGCCTTCTGCTTCTGCTGCCAACGCCCTATCCGGCCGACAAGAAGAAGTAG